From Streptomyces chrestomyceticus JCM 4735, one genomic window encodes:
- a CDS encoding SDR family NAD(P)-dependent oxidoreductase, which yields MSDRDQPSARSTAEPRPPRRSPSPPWDVHRLPSAEGKTFLITGGNAGIGYFVAEQLAGTGATVVLGSRNRTKAAAAADCVRARVPGARVRHVPMDLADLPSLEAVPGTLALDHLDAVVHNAGVALDDPPRRVTEDGHELMFGTNHLGHVALTRWLAPLLAAAPAARVVTVGSFAAKTERLDLADLQSAGDDYRPKRTYGRSKLAQMYFGLTLDRRLRVAGSPVRSLVAHPGGALDSLTPSRPPVHVRTSGERLRGLPAGLLVQGKDAGAWPVVRAVLDPSATGGQLWGPRVFGLRGEPRREPVWDHLKDTAVAERLWDVSCALIGSEPGLGFG from the coding sequence ATGTCTGACCGCGACCAGCCTTCTGCCCGTTCCACCGCCGAGCCCCGGCCCCCGCGCCGGTCCCCGTCCCCGCCGTGGGACGTGCACCGGCTGCCGTCCGCCGAGGGCAAGACCTTCCTGATCACCGGCGGCAACGCGGGCATCGGCTACTTCGTGGCGGAACAGCTCGCCGGAACCGGGGCCACCGTCGTCCTCGGCAGCCGGAACCGTACGAAGGCGGCGGCCGCCGCGGACTGCGTCCGCGCCCGCGTCCCCGGCGCCCGCGTCCGCCACGTCCCGATGGACCTGGCCGACCTGCCGTCCCTCGAAGCCGTGCCCGGCACGCTCGCCCTCGACCACCTCGACGCGGTGGTCCACAACGCCGGGGTGGCCCTCGACGACCCGCCCCGGCGGGTGACCGAGGACGGCCATGAGCTGATGTTCGGGACCAACCACCTCGGCCATGTCGCCCTGACCCGGTGGCTCGCCCCGCTGCTCGCGGCCGCGCCGGCCGCCCGCGTCGTGACCGTCGGCAGCTTCGCGGCGAAGACCGAGCGGCTCGACCTGGCCGACCTGCAGTCCGCCGGGGACGACTACCGCCCGAAGCGGACCTACGGCCGGTCGAAGCTGGCGCAGATGTACTTCGGTCTCACCCTCGACCGGCGCCTGCGCGTGGCCGGCAGCCCCGTACGCAGCCTGGTGGCCCACCCCGGCGGCGCGCTGGACTCCCTGACGCCGTCACGTCCGCCGGTGCACGTACGGACCTCCGGTGAGCGGCTGCGCGGGCTGCCCGCCGGTCTCCTCGTCCAGGGCAAGGACGCCGGTGCCTGGCCGGTCGTACGGGCCGTGCTCGACCCGTCGGCGACCGGCGGCCAACTGTGGGGCCCGCGGGTTTTCGGACTGCGCGGGGAGCCCCGTAGGGAGCCGGTGTGGGACCACCTGAAGGACACCGCCGTCGCGGAGCGGTTGTGGGACGTCAGTTGTGCGCTGATCGGCTCGGAGCCGGGTCTGGGCTTCGGGTGA
- a CDS encoding alpha/beta fold hydrolase: protein MDILRRNNVTVTGNPDGPVVMLAHGFGCDQNMWRLTVPALTDAYRVVLFDYVGCGRSDLSAFQENRYASLDGYARDVLEVAEALDLRDAAFVGHSVSAMTGVLAARRAPERIGSLVMIAPSPRYIDDEGYRGGFTAEDVDELLASLDANYLGWSAAMAPMIMGNADRPELGDELTNSFCATDPDMARVFARTTFLSDSRDDLKTVEVPTLVLECAQDVIAPREVGAYVHAQVPGSTLVTLDATGHCPHLSAPQATTEAITGFLAGLRS from the coding sequence ATGGACATCCTGCGCAGGAACAACGTCACCGTCACCGGTAACCCGGACGGGCCGGTGGTGATGCTGGCGCACGGCTTCGGCTGTGACCAGAACATGTGGCGTCTGACCGTGCCTGCCCTGACCGATGCCTACCGGGTGGTGCTGTTCGACTACGTCGGCTGCGGCCGCTCCGACCTGTCGGCGTTCCAGGAGAACCGTTACGCCTCCCTCGACGGCTACGCCCGGGACGTGCTGGAGGTGGCCGAGGCCCTCGACCTGCGCGACGCCGCCTTCGTCGGGCACTCGGTCAGCGCCATGACCGGTGTGCTCGCCGCCCGGCGGGCCCCGGAGCGCATCGGCTCCCTGGTGATGATCGCGCCGTCCCCGCGCTACATCGACGACGAGGGCTACCGGGGCGGCTTCACCGCCGAGGACGTCGACGAGCTGCTGGCCTCGCTGGACGCCAACTATCTGGGCTGGTCGGCCGCCATGGCCCCGATGATCATGGGCAACGCGGACCGCCCCGAGCTGGGCGACGAGCTGACCAACAGCTTCTGCGCGACCGACCCCGACATGGCCCGGGTCTTCGCCCGTACCACCTTCCTGTCCGACTCCCGCGACGACCTGAAGACGGTCGAGGTGCCCACCCTGGTGCTGGAGTGCGCCCAGGACGTGATCGCCCCGCGCGAGGTCGGCGCGTACGTGCACGCCCAGGTCCCCGGCTCGACGCTGGTCACCCTCGACGCCACCGGCCACTGCCCGCACCTGTCCGCGCCCCAGGCCACCACCGAGGCGATCACCGGCTTCCTGGCGGGGCTGCGGTCATGA
- a CDS encoding PP2C family protein-serine/threonine phosphatase produces MSHAGQDGPDPYGTGGDSTTDAAFAALLEDSAEELYDSAPCGYVSTLMDGTVAKINATLLDWLGLAREAVVGRMRFTDLLTVGGKLYHETHFAPLLRMQGEINGIALELRRADGPRIPVLVSSTVKYGSEGEPLLIRTTLFDARDRRAYEEELLRRQQEAEEARKRAEADRARLQEALAVLQQSLLPTVLPDIPGLEVATYYHTASPDRLGGDFYDLFALDGKRWAFFLGDVSGKGPRAAALTSLTRYTLRAAALHDPDPVATLATLNTVLHERYSGGDPRYCTAIFGVLEPDSDTGEVAVRIASGGHPPALVLRADGTCDFLPTPGGLLVGILPDPRFATATTTLAPGDSLLLYTDGITEARTGPDRALYGDDALRAFAAGHSGSSPHTVIQALTGLLDSFGDGLDDDTALLALGVPAGASPDASAAAPAPAPAPSTPFQR; encoded by the coding sequence ATGAGCCACGCCGGACAGGACGGGCCCGACCCGTACGGGACGGGCGGCGACAGCACCACGGACGCCGCGTTCGCGGCACTGCTGGAGGACAGCGCCGAGGAGCTCTACGACTCCGCCCCGTGCGGCTACGTCTCGACGCTGATGGACGGCACCGTCGCGAAGATCAACGCGACGCTCCTGGACTGGCTCGGCCTGGCCCGCGAGGCGGTGGTCGGGCGGATGCGGTTCACCGACCTGCTCACCGTGGGCGGCAAGCTCTACCACGAGACGCACTTCGCCCCGCTGCTGCGGATGCAGGGCGAGATCAACGGCATCGCGCTGGAGCTCCGGCGCGCCGACGGCCCTCGGATACCGGTCCTGGTCTCCTCGACCGTCAAGTACGGCAGCGAGGGCGAGCCGCTGCTGATCCGTACCACCCTCTTCGACGCGCGGGACCGCCGTGCGTACGAGGAGGAGCTGCTGCGGCGGCAGCAGGAGGCGGAGGAGGCCCGCAAGCGGGCGGAGGCGGACCGCGCGCGGCTGCAGGAAGCGCTGGCCGTCCTCCAGCAGAGCCTGCTGCCCACGGTGCTGCCCGACATACCCGGCCTGGAAGTGGCCACGTACTACCACACCGCCTCCCCCGACCGGCTCGGCGGCGACTTCTACGACCTGTTCGCCCTGGACGGCAAGCGCTGGGCGTTCTTCCTCGGGGACGTCAGCGGCAAGGGGCCCAGGGCCGCCGCCCTGACGTCGCTGACCCGCTACACCCTGCGTGCCGCCGCCCTGCACGATCCGGATCCGGTGGCGACCCTGGCCACCTTGAACACGGTCCTGCACGAGCGGTACAGCGGCGGCGACCCGCGCTACTGCACCGCCATATTCGGCGTGCTGGAGCCCGACTCGGACACCGGAGAGGTGGCCGTACGGATCGCCTCGGGCGGCCACCCTCCGGCGCTGGTCCTGCGCGCGGACGGTACATGCGACTTCCTGCCCACCCCGGGCGGGCTGCTCGTCGGCATCCTGCCCGACCCCCGGTTCGCCACCGCCACCACCACCCTCGCGCCGGGCGACAGCCTGCTGCTCTACACCGACGGCATCACCGAAGCCCGTACGGGCCCTGACCGCGCTCTGTACGGGGACGACGCCCTGCGCGCGTTCGCCGCCGGGCACAGCGGGTCGTCACCGCACACCGTGATCCAGGCGCTGACCGGACTGCTGGACAGCTTCGGTGACGGCTTGGACGACGACACCGCCCTGCTCGCCCTCGGCGTTCCGGCCGGCGCCAGCCCTGACGCCTCCGCCGCTGCGCCTGCACCCGCCCCTGCCCCTTCGACCCCATTCCAGAGATGA
- a CDS encoding STAS domain-containing protein: MSPLKITPRDAATGPVLEIAGDLDYDHADELRSVVSGLTLEPGQRLVLDLRAMEFCDSSGITALLAARHHAIAAEADVALAAVPANTLRILRYVGLDQVFTCHPDSEAATAP, from the coding sequence ATGAGCCCACTGAAGATAACCCCCCGAGACGCCGCGACCGGTCCTGTACTGGAGATCGCCGGGGACCTCGACTACGACCACGCCGACGAGCTGCGCTCCGTCGTCTCCGGCCTCACGCTGGAGCCCGGCCAGCGCTTGGTGCTCGACCTGCGGGCGATGGAGTTCTGCGACTCCAGCGGCATCACCGCCCTCCTGGCGGCCCGGCACCACGCGATCGCCGCCGAGGCGGACGTCGCGCTGGCCGCCGTACCCGCCAACACGCTGCGGATCCTGCGCTACGTCGGCCTCGACCAGGTCTTCACCTGCCACCCCGACAGCGAGGCGGCAACCGCGCCTTGA
- a CDS encoding STAS domain-containing protein has protein sequence MRRACSGRRWMTCSTPRRGPRPGCGPYRTHHCRSRPDPDSSRPLAAVSHPPGRLEDCPSVRTYRLQQASVIELHGEIVMWAAPAVRAHLQHLAEPGAVLLVDLCPVPFCDCSGPEVLLDARHRSVPGRGRMEVGCGDGRIASLMRATRTRGLSHPVATPAEALAG, from the coding sequence ATGCGGCGGGCCTGCTCGGGCCGCCGCTGGATGACCTGCAGTACGCCTCGGCGAGGGCCCCGCCCGGGATGCGGCCCGTACCGGACGCACCATTGCCGAAGCCGACCTGACCCGGACTCCAGCCGACCGCTCGCCGCGGTCTCACACCCGCCAGGCCGCCTTGAGGACTGCCCGTCGGTCCGCACCTACCGGCTGCAGCAGGCCAGCGTGATCGAACTCCACGGGGAGATCGTCATGTGGGCCGCTCCCGCCGTCCGCGCCCACCTGCAGCACCTCGCCGAGCCCGGCGCCGTCCTGCTCGTCGACTTGTGCCCGGTGCCCTTCTGCGACTGCTCGGGGCCGGAAGTCCTGCTGGATGCCCGCCACCGGTCGGTACCGGGCCGGGGCCGGATGGAGGTGGGGTGCGGCGACGGGCGCATCGCTAGCCTCATGAGGGCCACCCGCACCCGTGGTCTGTCCCACCCTGTCGCCACGCCGGCCGAAGCCCTAGCCGGGTAA
- a CDS encoding DUF2867 domain-containing protein, which produces MSLSRPLPVHRTAVDPAGAHYASAFTAPVAGLPPLSPDAWARIVFEEAPVALQRCLYAAWRGGLGLRLGPRSARRHVLGWPITATGPDSITLEARSPLLTARNVLCVGGSFVTWSTFVHATGRTGRGVWAVAAPLHHQAVPLLLKRATRKAAARA; this is translated from the coding sequence ATGTCCCTTTCGCGCCCGTTGCCCGTTCACCGCACCGCAGTTGACCCTGCCGGTGCCCACTATGCGTCGGCGTTCACGGCACCCGTTGCGGGCCTGCCGCCGCTGTCGCCCGACGCATGGGCCCGGATCGTCTTCGAAGAGGCCCCCGTCGCCCTGCAGCGATGCCTGTATGCCGCGTGGCGGGGCGGGCTCGGCCTGCGATTGGGCCCCCGCAGCGCACGCCGGCACGTGCTGGGCTGGCCCATCACGGCCACCGGCCCCGACTCGATCACGTTGGAGGCGCGTTCGCCGCTGCTGACCGCCCGCAACGTCCTCTGCGTCGGCGGCTCGTTCGTGACCTGGTCGACCTTCGTGCACGCCACCGGCCGCACCGGCCGAGGCGTGTGGGCCGTGGCCGCTCCTCTGCACCACCAGGCTGTTCCGCTTCTCCTGAAGCGTGCGACCCGCAAGGCAGCCGCGCGGGCTTGA
- a CDS encoding zeta toxin family protein — protein MRTDTRRRQEEVEAYVRRHRLDAVVETALADPDAFRTAAAAYRAAGHRIEVAVLAVPEAVSQLSVLEGTWARPKPPARDVTYPSPPTTCAAAPCWAPFAS, from the coding sequence GTGCGTACGGACACCCGCCGCCGCCAGGAAGAGGTGGAGGCGTACGTTCGGCGCCACCGGCTGGACGCCGTGGTGGAAACCGCGCTGGCCGATCCGGACGCGTTCCGCACCGCGGCCGCGGCCTACCGGGCGGCCGGCCACCGCATCGAGGTCGCCGTGCTGGCCGTGCCGGAGGCGGTCAGTCAGCTCAGCGTGCTGGAGGGTACGTGGGCCAGGCCGAAGCCGCCGGCGCGGGACGTTACGTATCCGTCGCCTCCCACGACCTGTGCAGCCGCGCCCTGCTGGGCACCCTTCGCGTCATAG
- a CDS encoding zeta toxin family protein, with the protein MGQAEAAGAGRYVSVASHDLCSRALLGTLRVIEAEGLADRITVFRRDREVLASTEPNGVARGGEGATAVVAAERLRPWTARETQTFRQAMSRAQQRVHPERISRERHLAVAQGVERAFALSEPVRRIAQVCEEPPGVDYHRLSHDEHHWIFNELITPGYLATSSPRSSPSPCT; encoded by the coding sequence GTGGGCCAGGCCGAAGCCGCCGGCGCGGGACGTTACGTATCCGTCGCCTCCCACGACCTGTGCAGCCGCGCCCTGCTGGGCACCCTTCGCGTCATAGAGGCCGAGGGCCTGGCGGACCGCATCACCGTCTTTCGCCGCGACCGTGAAGTACTGGCCAGCACCGAGCCGAACGGCGTGGCCCGCGGCGGTGAAGGGGCCACGGCGGTGGTGGCCGCGGAGCGGTTACGGCCCTGGACCGCGCGCGAGACCCAGACGTTCCGTCAGGCGATGTCCAGGGCCCAGCAGCGGGTGCACCCCGAGCGGATCTCCCGTGAGCGGCACCTGGCGGTGGCGCAGGGCGTCGAGCGGGCCTTCGCCCTGTCCGAGCCGGTGCGCCGGATCGCCCAGGTCTGCGAGGAGCCGCCGGGCGTCGACTACCACCGCCTGTCCCACGACGAACACCACTGGATCTTCAACGAGCTGATCACCCCGGGCTATCTCGCGACATCGTCCCCCAGGAGCAGCCCGTCGCCGTGTACGTGA
- a CDS encoding zeta toxin family protein: MGRPGAGKTGAATLVRHALRGRHPVRLSGDDFVAMHPDYHQLLKDSPRGAGAASRADYRAWMAEAEAYVRRRRGDLVIEMAPGSPEDFLRSAIPAAQTGYRVEVVLLGVRAADSRQGTAHRYPQTLRHGLPGRFISRHGHDRCFTALADVARTAETHPAVDSVLVLRRDHTAIHRSDHAPRGASAGPGRAAAALAAEWQRPYTVRETAGLLSAHRVLRAALPQYLPQYRDELADILALAWPLMPTHLQPPRLPSPAGLVGLTLPAPRAERAADYSVVSRA, from the coding sequence ATGGGCCGGCCGGGCGCGGGCAAGACCGGAGCGGCCACCCTCGTCCGGCACGCTCTGCGGGGTCGGCATCCGGTGCGGCTCTCCGGCGACGACTTCGTGGCGATGCACCCGGACTACCACCAGCTGCTGAAGGACAGCCCGCGCGGCGCGGGCGCGGCGAGCCGCGCGGACTACCGGGCCTGGATGGCCGAGGCCGAGGCGTACGTACGCCGGCGCCGCGGTGACCTGGTCATCGAGATGGCACCGGGCAGTCCGGAGGATTTCCTGCGCAGCGCGATCCCGGCCGCGCAGACCGGCTACCGCGTCGAGGTCGTGCTGCTGGGGGTACGCGCGGCCGACAGCCGCCAGGGCACCGCCCACCGCTACCCCCAGACGCTCCGGCACGGCCTGCCGGGCCGCTTCATCTCCCGGCACGGACACGACCGCTGCTTCACGGCCCTGGCCGACGTCGCCCGGACCGCCGAGACTCACCCGGCGGTGGACTCGGTCCTGGTCCTGCGGCGCGACCACACCGCGATCCACCGCAGCGATCACGCCCCGAGAGGGGCCTCGGCGGGCCCGGGGCGCGCGGCCGCGGCCCTGGCGGCGGAATGGCAGCGGCCCTACACCGTGCGGGAAACCGCCGGCTTGCTGTCCGCCCACCGCGTGCTGCGGGCCGCCTTGCCGCAGTACTTGCCGCAGTACCGGGACGAACTGGCCGACATCCTGGCCCTGGCCTGGCCGCTGATGCCCACGCACCTGCAGCCGCCCCGGCTGCCGTCCCCGGCCGGGCTCGTAGGGCTGACCCTGCCCGCACCGCGCGCCGAGCGGGCTGCGGATTACTCGGTGGTCAGCCGGGCGTGA
- a CDS encoding RICIN domain-containing protein, with protein MNKRTVLSGLAAALGASAMLLAGMPSSASAAEAGIQAVGNQLRNEQTGLCLDSDAKGNVYTKDCAWDKHNAYQQWSYLYDASRDEFRLRNVQTNRCLEANSGDGVITAPCSDHNIQKWTESAYNGAWIIKSVYNGRALDSNAKGQAYTSPWGTGNPYMRWWIQ; from the coding sequence ATGAACAAGCGAACCGTTCTTTCAGGACTGGCAGCAGCCCTGGGAGCGAGCGCCATGCTGCTGGCCGGCATGCCCAGCAGCGCGAGCGCCGCCGAAGCCGGAATCCAGGCGGTGGGAAACCAGCTCAGGAACGAGCAGACGGGGCTTTGCCTGGACTCCGACGCCAAGGGCAACGTCTACACGAAAGACTGCGCCTGGGACAAGCACAACGCCTACCAGCAGTGGAGCTACCTCTACGACGCTTCGAGAGATGAGTTCCGGCTGAGGAACGTACAGACCAACAGGTGCCTCGAAGCCAACAGCGGTGATGGCGTTATAACTGCTCCATGCTCGGACCATAATATCCAAAAGTGGACCGAAAGTGCTTACAACGGGGCGTGGATCATTAAAAGCGTCTACAATGGCAGGGCGCTGGATTCAAATGCCAAGGGCCAGGCCTACACGAGCCCCTGGGGCACGGGCAACCCGTACATGCGGTGGTGGATCCAGTAG
- a CDS encoding RICIN domain-containing protein: protein MNKRTVLSGLVAALGASAILLAGMPSSASAAEAGTQAAGRQFKNVQTGLCLDSDAKGNAYTKSCGNDNPYQRWSLVWKSDGYVLRNEKTLRCLGVGGGDAVSTEQCSNYPPSSHQWTWEHLDGERLILKSAANGRALDSNHEGQLYTSPYGTGNLYMQWWQW from the coding sequence ATGAACAAGCGAACCGTTCTTTCAGGGCTGGTAGCAGCCCTGGGAGCGAGCGCCATTTTGCTGGCCGGCATGCCCAGCAGCGCGAGCGCCGCCGAAGCCGGAACCCAGGCGGCGGGACGCCAGTTCAAGAACGTGCAGACGGGGCTTTGCCTGGATTCCGACGCCAAGGGCAACGCCTACACGAAATCCTGTGGAAACGACAACCCGTACCAGAGGTGGAGCCTGGTCTGGAAGTCTGACGGCTACGTGCTGAGGAACGAGAAAACTCTCAGGTGCCTGGGAGTCGGCGGCGGCGACGCTGTCAGTACCGAGCAGTGCTCGAATTATCCGCCGTCGTCCCATCAGTGGACCTGGGAGCACCTCGACGGCGAGAGGCTGATTCTCAAGAGCGCCGCCAACGGCAGGGCGCTGGATTCAAATCACGAGGGCCAGCTCTACACGAGTCCCTATGGCACGGGCAACCTGTACATGCAGTGGTGGCAGTGGTAG
- a CDS encoding LuxR C-terminal-related transcriptional regulator produces MAGVAQCSIREIASGTGRQQQEIETSIVRLLRLHLVRADSTSPAHYCAVSPETARVELVGPLRRDIERRHHEVDRISAVLHELTSVYRERTACCAGPATVEVITSPSQAAELTLQLAASCRSEILLSEPDVSAAVAAMPYFHSGGKSVLSADVVVRTLFPHTARFRRDLTERMQDQAQRNTSYRTRSDSFMPLIVFDGQVAVFPDHTRSDGIVLVRDSAVVSFAVAAFERAWTRGITFSTSCERQVVDEISESTKRTILRLMVQGVEDRVIARRLNMSLRSCQRHIEVIMRRLGAKTRMHAGYLVSERGLLKD; encoded by the coding sequence ATGGCCGGGGTCGCTCAATGCTCCATCAGGGAAATCGCATCAGGGACCGGACGGCAGCAGCAGGAGATTGAGACGTCGATTGTCAGGTTGCTTCGGCTGCATCTGGTTCGTGCCGACTCCACGTCGCCCGCGCACTACTGCGCAGTGTCACCTGAGACGGCGCGAGTCGAACTCGTCGGACCGCTGCGGCGCGATATCGAGCGCCGGCACCACGAGGTCGACCGCATCAGTGCGGTGCTCCACGAGCTCACGAGCGTCTACCGGGAAAGAACCGCGTGCTGCGCGGGACCCGCAACCGTGGAGGTCATCACCTCGCCGTCCCAAGCAGCCGAGCTGACCTTGCAGTTGGCCGCATCTTGCCGCTCGGAGATCCTGCTCTCCGAGCCGGACGTGTCCGCCGCTGTCGCGGCCATGCCATATTTCCATTCAGGCGGCAAGTCCGTGCTCAGTGCGGATGTCGTGGTCCGCACCCTGTTCCCGCACACGGCGCGCTTCCGGCGGGACCTCACCGAGCGCATGCAGGACCAGGCGCAGCGCAACACGTCGTACCGCACCCGGAGTGACAGCTTCATGCCACTGATCGTTTTCGACGGGCAAGTGGCGGTGTTTCCCGATCACACGCGTTCAGACGGGATCGTGCTGGTGAGGGACTCCGCCGTGGTTTCTTTCGCGGTCGCCGCCTTCGAGCGGGCGTGGACCCGGGGCATCACCTTCAGCACCTCCTGCGAGCGCCAGGTGGTGGACGAGATTTCCGAAAGCACCAAGCGCACCATCTTGCGTCTCATGGTGCAAGGTGTCGAGGACCGGGTGATCGCGCGACGACTGAACATGTCCCTGCGGTCCTGCCAGCGCCACATAGAAGTCATCATGCGGCGGCTGGGCGCGAAGACCCGCATGCACGCGGGTTACCTCGTCAGTGAGCGTGGCCTCCTGAAGGACTGA